The DNA segment AATTCTAAAGAATcttttttaatcattaaaaattgataaGATTTATTGTAACTTTGGGATAATACATAATTCGGATTTgtattgatattttaaaacCATTTCTATGGCAATTTTAATGTAGGATATTCCCGATATTTTTTGAACATGTTTTGACAATATAGATCTTGGAGTTTGGAAATAAGATTTGTTAAAAAGTTCATCCAATATTGTAAATGCAAGTTCTATCTTTAAAGTTGTACTTTTGATAACTGTTTTAGGAAAAAGCTATGTGGAATATTCTTGCTACTAAGTATTGATAATGTGAAAATGGGGAAAAGAGTTATAAGAATCTTTATTGATCAttagtaatattaaatttaatgtattaaatgtatttacaaaattatttttcacttGCTTATACCTAAATCAAGTCTTACTTTCTAGCGCATTCAAATGGCAAATATACCCAGCTGAAATTCTCGTTTGCAAGCGAACCacgagtgtttttttttttttgtacaatttgCCATCGCTTCTTTTTCGCTGCGcttatttgcaattgcatcatcgatttaattgcaaattaattgcttcATCATTGGCTCGCGCATGGTCGTCAGGCCTGACACTGGCAGGATCTGGCCTCAATATGCCCCACACCACGCTGATGTCCTGCTTTATATTGCAGCCTCGCTCTGAAGTCGAGGCAAAGTCATCATCGCCATGGATTCGACCAGCTGCcgtttatttttacatttcgcGCCGGACGCTGCATTACTTTGTAATTATTGTGGCAAATGGTTTGTTTGCATATTGATTACAGCTGCAAAAAGCCAAGTGTGGccatgccacgcccccaaTCCACTTTCAATACAACACTTTCCacttccctttctctctctctcctcttgcAAACAGTTGCCATCAATATAACGCAGGCAATTGGGTGACAGCATCCCATTCAGCTGAGTGGAAGATGCAATTGCGATGCAGGTCACTTAGTGGCGCCGTTCAGATCGCTCTACATAAATCCTAGACAAAAGCTaaggcaacagctgctgctttaAGCCTTGGCTTATGGCTTAAGTGGCCACTTGCTTTAGATAGTATAAAGTAGGGTCcatttgcaatgcattttaatacTGTCTCTCAATTTGAAATCAACCACAGAGCATGTTATGATCACtacataaaatgtataacaaGTTCAAAGGCAGTTAAAGCTTAACTTTCGAGGTTTATCTGAAATCTTTTATCTTGAAAagaattgataaaaatatattattagaGGCCATGTCGATTTTTGCACCTTTCCTATGATGAttgcaaaaattgtgtttacatatgtatgtgtaagtattGAAGTTCCTTAAATCTTTTAACCTAAATGCAATGTATATAAGAAACTTcgaattattttcatatttcacgatttttatttttgtgaatgaaaaatattcaGTAGACGCACAACAGATTTGAAGTAATCATTTATGGAGTTAGAAAAAATTGTTAGATCGCTGAGACTATCAAATGCACGAGTTCATTGGAAAtacaactaaactaaaaattaaattagaaataatacgaaaatatttatataaaatatggatattaaattatgaacatatgtatatatacagtatatacataaatgtagtTTTGATGGAAAAAATATGAGAGACATACTTGTGTGCGACTTACAAATCTCCTCCACTTATTTGTCTTCTCAATGTTTTCCGtataacttttgttttgttcgaCAGTTGTaaactacaaattaaaaagaCAAGTGAAGAACACATTAAGTTTagtttaaattatacatagttttatattattatataaaatatttgctattggtaagttttttattgaaaactacaatttttattgacaGAGTTACATTTCCTTTGCTGTGCCAAACTGACGGCATCCTACAGTCAAGCACATTCCACTgtcttgttatttttaaacattgttATATATTTGCTGAAGGAACTCAGCCGGTGATGGACATGCCAgttatgtattgtatttttatacgtCAGTTGAGACATCATGAAATTTAAAAGGCGAATTGTACTTGATTTCGCTGGCAGCACTGACAACTCTCGAGCAGGAGCTGGAGCGGGAGCCGGAGTGAGAGTCGTCGCCGGAGCTGGAGCTTTGTCTGCTCAATCAAATTTAGGAAAATTGCCTGGCGAGCAGTGGCAAATGTACGAGTAATGGAATTTGCAGCGTCAATTGCATTGCCAAAGTAGCCGCaactgcagcggcagcggcagcaaggAAGTGCAGCAAAGAGCTTGTCCTGCGCCTGCAGGACATAGACATTGACATGGACAtgggaaagagaaagagaatggGAAGAAGAGGAAGTAGACGGTTAGACAGGCACATCATaaaggcaacacaaaaaaatttgcGGTTGATGCATTTTTATGAAGCGAAGCGCAAAGTGGACGTGAATGGggttctctttctttttttcgccTTTCGTTCTCCTTTCGCTGTctttatgtgtgtgggtgtgtgtgtgtgggagtgcaagaaaatataataataaactagaAAAATGACAAAAGACATGTTAAAAgcgcacacaacaaaaaatagcaTCAGGGTGGCAACAAGACGACGCCGCTGACAGGCAACAAAAGTAGACAGCTCCAGTAGCACTTTCGGTAGGCCGGGCAAGGAGCTGTTCAGGGGTGTAAAGTGTAAagaggagagagggagatggcACAAGTGCTGCAAAGATTTACTTGGCGATAGACAAGAAAAGAGGCGTGTAAAGTGCCGCCaagctaaaaatatttgcacaacaaTGGAAGCCacagaagagaaagagagaaagatacataaaaaaaatatatgtagtatgtgcGATGTatgcaaagaagaagaaggaagTGGAGAAGTAGGAAGTTGTGAAGTAAAAGCGTTGAAAAGGCAGCTGCCACAAGtagttgtgagtgtgtgtgtgtgtgtgtgtagtataaTGTAAGTagctataaaatatgaatataatagaGCACATCACATCATAATGCGCCCGCAGCGAATGCAGCAGAATGTTGTTAAGCAAAGGGTCGAAGATGGGTGTTCCTGGGTAGTTGATTAAATCTGTGAAGTGATCGAAGTGACATGCATGAACACGACAAGCGCACTTGAGGCGCCGCCGCCACCgacgcttcgcttcgcttcctTAATCCCAACTATACTCATACTATATCTATCTTAACTTTCACAACGACAATGAAGTTGAACTTCTTCTCAGCGGGTGTTCGAGTTGTTTTATCCATTGGGAGACGCGTGTGAATAACTTCCGCCACTGGAATGAATAGTGAGTGAATAGCTGTTGAATGATGTGCATAGTCAGTTTATGAGTTTGTTACGTTGATAAAGTGCATATTTAGTGTGCCTTTCTCTTCCCCTTCGTTGTTGTCAATTCTGCTGATTTCTTCAGGAGTTCAATTGTCGTTAACATTTTGGCACATTTTGTGTGCTTGGCGAGAGCAATGACATTTGAAATGCTCTGCTAATGGTATAAACTTTCAATTTCTTTGTCATTATATCAGAGCTTGATTTGAACTGCTTGCAAGCAGTTTGAAAGGTATAAGTAGTTCATAATGTGAATTTTCTTTCAGTGGAAGTTTTAAATTCGTCTCagcattttcattgaatttaatgcAGCTTTAGCAGAGTCTTTTAAGTTGATGGCACttgattttattaacattaagggctacacaaaaaaaaaccctaaAGGACAATGGCTGAAATCACCTGTTCGGTTGTCAGTCTTCCTGTTTTTCAGTTGAGCGCTCAATCAATAATCAAACAAATAACAGCAGCTGGAGAGCGGGTGAGTTAGAGCAGGAGCTGAAGGTAAAGCCAACGCCTATATCAACACCTTGACAAGGCAACAAAGGAACCAGCCACAACGGACCCAGACCGAGACCAAGAACGAGACGCAGTCGATGCAGGAGGACTAACGTCTGGCGGGCAAAATGTTATGCATTATAgagaaatactatatataactAGAGTATGGGTAAACATTAACGCCATGAAGCGTGGCCATCAGGAAGTTGCACAATCGGCCCAGCCatcaaagcagcagcagcagcggcagctagCCTGcgagttagtcagtcagtcagtcagtcggacaggcaggcaggcagccagtcagccaaGTTAGCCAAGCAGCCGGCGGCAGTTGAAAGTCAGCTCCAGTCGCAAGTCGAAGTCAGTCAGCGCGTCAATAACTTGGACACAAAGGCGGTGTATGCAACATTATTTTATGGGTGGAGGTGGTGGAGCGGGGGGGTAACTTCCATTCCAGGACGTGCAGGACGCAGAGTACAGTTCAGAACAGTACACAAAGGGCAAGGGAGCGAACCGATGAAGCTACCTTAGGCGACTAAAAGGTGAGGAAGTGTGGGAGGGGAACAGTGGGGCAGGGACGGGGATAGAGTGTGCCAATGACGCGTTGCGGTTTATTACCAATGCCATTGTATACTTTATGGTGTTGCCAAAGTAAATGGGCGTGGCCATAAGGGCGGGCATTGGTCGAAGTATGACATTAAGTGTGCAAATGTGCACCGAAGCCAGGAGTCTACATCATAAGTGTGCctctctgtgtgcgtgtgtgtagaGTGTGTGTTGActtttaacttaaataaatttgctttgcAGGCGCTCCATAATATATGCTCATGTGATAAGGGGttcagcgcagcgcagcgtaGGAAAGGGGGCATGCTGCAAGTAAATTGCGGGTGCGCCAGAAGCACTTGGAAATTCAACTTAATgtgcaacaaaatgaaacgcAACATCGCAGAAAAAggtcaatttatattatatggaAAAGCATTGAAAGCTTATTGCACACCAATTTTGATTGTAAGTAAAAGCAGGATGGGATGGCTTTCATTCGTACAGAGTAAAGTTTCTGATTGCGGTCAACTTGGTGGCCGCCAGTGCGATCTCTGTCTACGAATGATTGCAAGTTGACACACAGCCTCCTCGTGGCACCTGCTGGGTAGCTATCTTAGCATCCGCTAGATAGCGAGCTAATGTGTGCAGCGAGTCATCCGGACGGTAAATGGTTGAGCGCAGGGTTTGGAACCCGCCTCGGAAAAAAAGCCCAAGGAAAACCAAAGCGAAAGCCTCGGAAAGGATCCCCTTATGTTGACGACCACCGCAAAATGAAAAGGACTACGATTTAAGGATATGCACCTGGAATGTCCGAACCCTTAATTGGGAAGGTGCCTCTATCCAACTGGCGGATGCCCTCGAGAAATTAAAGGCTGACATTACCGCCATCCAGGAAATGAGATGGACAGGACAAGGTTGTTCCAAGCGAGCAAACTGTGATATTTATTACAGCTGCCATGCGGAGAGGCGCGAATTTGGATGCGGATTTGTAGTAAGCCGGAGACTTCGCCACCACGTCTCCAATTTCACCCCAGTGAGTGAACGGCTGGCTACAATCCGCGTCAAAGCTAGATTTTTTAATCTTAGCATAATTTGCGCGCACGCCCCGACGGAGGAGAAGGATGATGCTGCTAAGGATGCATTCTACGCGAGACTCGAGGACACATACGACCGCTGCCCAAACCACGACGTGAAGATCATCCTCGGGGACTTCAACGCAAAGGTTGGGCGCGAACGCATCTTTGACCGCACCGTCGGTAAATTCAGCCTCCACGAGACCACCTCGAACAACGGGGTCAGGCTGATTGACTTCGCCGCGGCGCGAAACATGGTAGTGAGTAGCACCAGATTTCGGCACCTCGACATCCACAAGGCCACATGGCTGTCCCCTGATCAGAAAACGCGCAACCAGATTGATCATGTTGTGATAGACGGAAGGCATGCCTCAAGCGTGATGAACGTGCGTACGTTCCGTGGAGTCAACATAGTCTCGACCACTATCTTGTCGCAGCCAAGATACGCATGCGGCTAAGCCGAGCGAAAAACCGTACGCCCCATCACGCAACGAAAGCTTGACGTCACTAGGCTGCGATCACAACGGACAGCAACAGCCTACTCCACTCACCTCTCGGAACTGCTCCACCAACCAACCCCTCTTCCTGTTGACGCCGGCGGACTCTGGGCGCACATATCCCACTCCATGCGAGCTGCCGCTGAAACAGCCATTGGGTTCAAGCGCCCACCCACACGGAACCAATGGTATGACGAGGAGTGTCGCGTCGCAGCTGCGGCAAAAAACGCCGCCTACAGAAGAACGCTGCAGTCTGGCGCAACGCGAGCTACGTGTGAACGTTACAGGGAGAAAAGGAAGGAAGAGAGGCGGCTTTTTAGACGGAAAAAACGGGAGAAAGAAAAGCGAGAGTGCGAGGAACTCGAGGTGTTGCAGGACAGAAATGATGCTCGAAAATTTTACCAACAAGTCAACCGTCTGACACATGGTTTCAAGACCGGAGCATCTAACTGTCGAGATGAAAACGGATTCTGGTTACAGATACGCAGTGCACGCTGAGGTTATGGAGGGCGCATTTCTCCAAGCTGCTAGCAGGCGATGACGGCACCAATCCCGCCATTGGAGGAAGCAACCCGATACCACCAATCAACGACAATGTGGATATACCACTACCTAGCCATGACGAGGTCCGAGTTGCTATTATGCGactcaaaaacaacaaagcagccgGTGCTGATGGACTGCCTGCAGAGTTGTTTAAGGCCGGCGGCGAAGAGCTGATAAGGTGCATGCATCAGCTCTTCTGCAGAATATGGCTAGAGGAAAGCATGCCCAACGATTGGAATCTCAGCGTCCTTTGTCCTGTGCTGAAGAAAGGCGACCCGACGATATGCACCAACTACCGGGGAATTAGCCTGATTGCCATCTCATATAAGGTCCTATCGAGCGTAATATGTGAACGACTGAAGCCGTATACCAGCACACTGATCGGACCTTATCAGTGCGGCTTCAGACCTGGCAAATCCACCATAGACCAGATCTTCACATTGCGCCAAATCCTGAGAAAACCCACGAAAATGGAATTGACACACATCATCTCTTTGTCGATTACAAAGCTGCATTCGATAGTCCGACACGAGAACGCCTATATGCCACCATGTCTGAGTTCGGTATTCCTGCAAAGCTGATACGTCTTTGCAGGATGACATTGAGCAGCACCATCAGCTCTGTCAAGGTAGGAACGAACCTCTCCGAACCTTTCAATACCGTTCGAGGTTTCAGACAAGGCGACCCCCTGTCGTGCAACCTCTTCAACTTTGTGATGGAAGGGGTCTTGCGGAAAGCCGGTGTGCATCGTGCTGgcactatattttataaaagtgtCCAGCCCTTGCTTACGCGGATGATATTGACATCATTGGCCGCAGCAAGCGTGATGTCACTGCTGCATTTCCCGCTATCGAAAAGAGTCAGCAAAAGTGGGTTTGGCGGTAAACGAGGGCAAGACGAAGTATATGCTGTCGACAAGCAGGAGGCGCGGCGACTAGACTCCCAGGTGGTAGCAGACAACTATATGTTCGAAGTGGTCAAGGAGTTCACATACCTTGGCACTGCCATCAACACCAAAAATGACGTCAGCCTGGAGATCAAGCGAAGAATCACACTTGCCAATAGGTGCTACTTTGGTCTGAGTAGGCAAATGTGCAATAGAGACCTCTCGCCGAACAAAATTAGCACTCTACAAGACACTCATACTACCCGTGCTCTTATATGGCGCAGAAGCATGGGTAGTGTCAATGACAGATGCAGCAGCGCTTGGAGTGTTCGAGAGGAAAATTCTTCGCAAGATCTTCGGTCCCGTTCGGATTGGGGACGACTTTCGCATTCGGATGAACCACGAGCTGTACGAGTTGTACGACGACGTGGACGTGGTCCGGCGCATCACGATACAACGTCTGCGCTGGCTCGGACACGTTGTGCGTATGGATGAAGAATCTCCAGCTCAGAAGGTATTCGAAGCGAGAGTCGACTACGGGCGACGACGAAGGGGACGACCAAATCTTCGTTGGAAGGACCAGGTAGAGCAGGACCTTAATCTGCTGGGAATTTCCAATTGAGGAGGCGCGCGAAGAGCAGAGGCGCCTGGAGGGAGACGCTGAGGTCGGCCAAAACCCGAAATGGGTTGTAGTGCcacctaataataataaaagcagtTTCTATCAAAATACtttgtattcaaatataatataaatattaagtatacgtgcACAAACtgcgaaataaattatttattatcctcaacatttgtttttgaagttctctaattttaaatattttataaattaaaaaaattaccagctattttaattgtttctgTTCGAATTGTAAGACCTTTAACGaagttcgtttttttgtttaaatcgatacaaatcaaaaatatttattatattgttaataTAAGACTCATAAttacaaatactttttaaaagaGTTATCAATATGTTTTACATTTATGTGatgtttcattttctttctaaAATTGGTCTTTTtactattaattttttaagcaGGCTTCCTATTATCGAAAAGTGCTCTTCATTTCGATAACAACCTTAAATGTCAGATGGACTTAGTAATGGACAACTAATATCATAACACTCTACAGAGTTGCTTTATTAAgatatctatctatctatcgaTACCATAGAAAAACATTTGTCATCCCTAAAAGTCATTGCAATGCGTcaattaaaaaggaaaaaaattgtCATTCAGAAAATTGTCATTTGTGGTTATGCTCAGTCttctttcaattttcaattgtgtCGTGTATCTAGCAGAAGcagttaaaaaaatacaaattgagaAAAATGAATAACTGGTCGTGGATTGATGAGTTGCCGAAAGAGAGAAACATTGTACCTGAGGATGATAGCAGTTCCCTTAGTTCCACGGATCAGAGTTTGTCGCAAGCCGAAGACGATGAAAAAACATCTGAGACAAACAATCATGTGAGTTTTCTGACTATATTCAAATGgctttttaatgttgttttatttttcgtaaATATCTTTAGCTAGTACATCAAAAGTTTTTGAACGATTTTGTGGAAAAAGTTGACTCGATAGCTTCAATGGATGAACAGGCGGTGGATTTGACCGTCAAATGCATGAATGCCATAACGAATGACATCTGTCGACGTGTCGTTCAAATTGCAAAGTATCGAAAAGTGGAGCCAGATATATTAGATCTAAAGTTTGTGCTAAAGCGTGAATACAATATGGAATTCCCAcgcacaaattaaaaatgggaatctattaaatgaattcagctaatattaaattatgaaaataatgataaaataaaataataatgaatttaaaaaataatgaatttaaatgtattataatttttgtcgGCTCATTTCGGCTcagttttattgttaatttgtaGAATATCTTGAGCCATAAAATAATTCTTAGGCCATTCTTTTACAAAGTAAAAATGCtttcagatttttttttatcaatagCATAAACTAATCATTCTACCCTCGTTTAACTTTCTCCGTCTGTTCTATTTCTGCacctttttcttttcgttgcTTTCCCGCTTCTCTTTACTGCTTGCATTTTCATGTGcgtgttaattttatttgcagttttattttcatttacgtTTACTTCAATGACCTTTTTGCTCTGTTGGCCATCGGCCATTGGTTGTTTGGCTCTTGGCTGTTTGGCTCccatgttgttgatgttgttgttattgctcttgatgttgatgtttgtTGCCTCTGCTACATTTGTGGCATTTTAGTTGAGTGCATTTTAAGTGCCGCCAGGCCCAAGCTCCAGTctctgtcgcagtcgcagtcgcagtccgAGTCCCAGTAGGAGACCCAGTCCCAGAGCAATTCCGTTTTCCGTTTCAAGGTTATTGGCCCGCCCactagagagaaagagagagcaaaagcaacaatttctgttattatttacatttgccaAGTTGGCTAGCGGCGTTTTTCTCTGTTCTCCATTTTTATTCGACCTACGCTTTTAGCCTGGcaaatgttaaataaagtCTAGACGCGGCAGGCAACAAAATGCtcaaatatatcataaatatttcatcataCAAAAACTCAAATCACGCATACGTAACGTAAGCCTAGGTTTCTCTTGCTTTACCTTTGCCCTTTTTAATTCCAGTGCATGCAGCttgttttcaaaaattatgaaaatagaatttaaatattatgccAAAGTAGCTTAGGGGCTGCTTTTAGCCGTTAACtctcttgtgtgtgttttttctcACATTTTGTGTTGATTTCAAGCTGCAAAATTAATGCCAGAAATAATACAACTATAAAACCTGATGTCGATAAGAAATAATCTTATGTGAGCTAAACAATATACAAACAATATTCCTCACATCTTCTATTTCTTCATTCTTTAGTGTGTTTTTATGACTTTTCACTCACTCCCTCCTTATGTATGCGCacgaaattttaataaaaccatttGGGCCTCCTCGTCAACAGCTGTCTCTGAAACTTAACGCTCTGACAAGTGCGAGTATGTGCTCCCAAAGGCGGTTTCCTGATATTTTCTGGCATTCTGGCATGGATGCAGGCGCTTCGTCTTTTACTGCTGCCAATGCAGGTTTTGAATTACTCAAAGGAAATGAACAGAAATgtaacaacaaaagtaaatttcgtatacaaattgaaaaaaaaagcgaacgAATGAACGACGCAACAAAAATGGGAGGCGGGGAaatcagcaaaagcaaaagaaaaagccCACGCCTTGACAGGAAGTAAGTGCCCCGAAatgtatgctacactttttcgcattcgctttTCTTCGCCTCAAATGAAAGCAAGTTAATTTGATTTGGAAATTTTTGAAAGCATGCAGAGGAGCGAAGTTGGTGAGCGAGGAGGGAAGAGAAAGGAGGGAGGCGAGGCTAATAAACGTGTTGCCATTGTCGCTTAGGTGACAAAACAAGCGGTGGCAAAAGGAGGTTTCCGCATGTAGGGAAGTCAAGTGAAAAGCAAGGA comes from the Drosophila sulfurigaster albostrigata strain 15112-1811.04 chromosome 2L, ASM2355843v2, whole genome shotgun sequence genome and includes:
- the LOC133839784 gene encoding uncharacterized protein LOC133839784; this encodes MNNWSWIDELPKERNIVPEDDSSSLSSTDQSLSQAEDDEKTSETNNHLVHQKFLNDFVEKVDSIASMDEQAVDLTVKCMNAITNDICRRVVQIAKYRKVEPDILDLKFVLKREYNMEFPRTN